The region AACTGGTGGTGCAAGCTGGAGGATTATCCGGACGATATGCCCGCCGAGATGGTCCGGGAAGCGGACGCCCATATTGTCTCCAGGCATTGATGGCAGATGGTCCGTGCGTCTGAGTGAAACAGAAGCGGTCGCAGGGACCATCGAGTGGCCCGAAACCTTGCAATCCGGGTTGTAACCGATTACATTAGGTGGCATCACGGGGTGTCGGCCGGCTTCATCCGGCCCGTGCTCCATACGTTACGCCGAATACGACTTTCGAATACTTGCCGGGCGGCTCGCCTTTGCCCGGTCAACTGTCAGGACCCCTTGTACATGAGCGATTTTCAACAAGCCGTGCGGTCGCTGCTGAGCGACCATGAAACTCTGATTACCCGCAAGAACCAGCCTGTCCCGGGTGGCAACGGTATTTACCAGCGTTGGCAATACCCGATTCTGACCGCTGCGCATACGCCGGTGTTCTGGCGTTATGACCTGAATCCGGCCAGCAATCCTCACCTGATGGAGCGGCTGGGGGTGAATGCCACGTTCAATTCCGGAGCGCTTTTCTGGGAGGGCAAATACCTTCTGGCGGTGCGTGTGGAAGGCGATGACCGGAAGTCCTTTTTTGCGATCGCCGAGAGTCCCAACGGGGTGGACAACTTCCGTTTTCGGGAATACCCCATCACGCTGCCGGAAACCGAACGGCCCGATACCAATGTCTACGACATGCGGCTGACTGCCCACGAAGACGGCTATATCTACGGCCTGTTCTGTACCGAACGCAAAGACGAACGCCGGCCCGATGACCTGTCGGCGGCGGAGGCTCAGTGCGGCATAGCGCGGACCAGGGATCTGGTGAGCTGGGAGCGGCTGCCGGACCTCATCACCTATTCCGGTCAACAGCGCAACGTCGTTCTGCATCCGGAGTTTGTGGACGGTCAATACGCGCTGTACACCCGCCCACAAGACGGTTTTATCAGCGTGGGTAAAGGCGGTGGCATCGGCTGGGGGCTGTGCCGCTCGATGGACAGCGCCGAGATCAAAAACGAAGTGATTGTCGACGGCAAGGAATACCACACCATCAAGGAAGTGAAAAACGGTCAGGGCCCGGCGCCCATCAAAACCGATCACGGCTGGCTGCATCTGGCCCACGGGGTGCGCAACACTGCCGCGGGGTTGCGTTACGTGCTGTACGTGTTCATGACCGAGCTGGAGCGACCCTGGGTGGTCACCCATCGCCCCGGCGGTCATTTTATTGCCCCCAAAGGGGATGAGCGGGTGGGGGATGTATCCAATGTGGCGTTTGCCAATGGCTGGATCGTCAACGACAACAACGAGGTGTTCATCTATTACGCCTCATCCGATACCCGCATGCATGTGGCGACATCGACCGTCGACAAACTGGTGGATTATGCGATCAATACGCCGGAGGATGGGCTGCGTTCTGCGGCGTCGGTGGCAACGCGAAAGCAACTGATTGAGGCCAACCTCAAGCTGCTGGAAGGAATGAAAAACTGATGGCGTTACACGAGCCCGCTGTACACACCCGACGGTCGGGGATGAGTCAGGAATTCTATTCGGAGCTGCTGTGTATCGCCGACTGGTGGCTGGCATATGCCCAGGATCCCGAGCGTGACGGATTCTACGGTGAGGTCGGTGTCGATAATGTGCCGGTGAGGGAAGCTGACAAGGGAATCGTGCTGAACACACGTATCCTGTGGTTTTTCAGCGAACTGGCTCAAGCGGTGGATGACCCCCGCTATCGCGCGGCCGCCGAGCGCGGTTACCGGTATCTTCTGACCCATTTTCTGGATGAGGCACAGGGCGGCTTTTTCTGGACGCTGGATGCGTCCGGTCGACCCAAGGATACAAAAAAGCAGGTGTACGCCCAGGCCTTTGCGATCTATGCATTGGTTGCTTACTACCAACTGACCGGGGAGCCTCGGGCTTTGCAGGAAGCCCGGAGCACCTTTGAGTTACTGGAGCGTCATACCGTCGATGGTACGAGGGGCGGTTACCTGGAAGCGTTCAACCGGGGGTGGGGCGTTCTGGATGATGTTCG is a window of Marinimicrobium sp. C6131 DNA encoding:
- the mgp130 gene encoding 4-O-beta-d-mannosyl-d-glucose phosphorylase Mgp130 yields the protein MSDFQQAVRSLLSDHETLITRKNQPVPGGNGIYQRWQYPILTAAHTPVFWRYDLNPASNPHLMERLGVNATFNSGALFWEGKYLLAVRVEGDDRKSFFAIAESPNGVDNFRFREYPITLPETERPDTNVYDMRLTAHEDGYIYGLFCTERKDERRPDDLSAAEAQCGIARTRDLVSWERLPDLITYSGQQRNVVLHPEFVDGQYALYTRPQDGFISVGKGGGIGWGLCRSMDSAEIKNEVIVDGKEYHTIKEVKNGQGPAPIKTDHGWLHLAHGVRNTAAGLRYVLYVFMTELERPWVVTHRPGGHFIAPKGDERVGDVSNVAFANGWIVNDNNEVFIYYASSDTRMHVATSTVDKLVDYAINTPEDGLRSAASVATRKQLIEANLKLLEGMKN